One region of Chlorogloeopsis sp. ULAP01 genomic DNA includes:
- the nfi gene encoding deoxyribonuclease V (cleaves DNA at apurinic or apyrimidinic sites) yields the protein MKINQRHSWTLTVEEAIAIQEQLQAEVITVDQFKEPVQYVAGVDMGFEADGTISRAAVAVLSFPELQLQETSIARRPTSFPYIPGFLSFREMPAVLDALEKIKLTPDIILCDGQGIAHPRRFGIACHLGVIVDIPTIGVAKSLLVGKHQDLSDTRGSWQPLIYKGEAVGAALRTRPSVKPVYISSGHRISLPTAIDYVLRCTTKYRLPETTRIADKLASNK from the coding sequence TTGAAAATTAATCAACGCCACAGTTGGACTTTAACAGTAGAGGAAGCGATCGCTATCCAAGAGCAACTACAAGCAGAAGTCATTACCGTAGATCAATTCAAAGAACCCGTGCAGTACGTGGCTGGGGTAGATATGGGTTTTGAAGCCGATGGTACAATTAGCCGTGCCGCCGTTGCAGTACTGAGTTTTCCTGAGTTGCAACTACAGGAAACAAGCATAGCACGCCGCCCGACGTCGTTTCCTTACATTCCCGGTTTCCTCTCATTTCGCGAAATGCCCGCAGTTCTTGATGCTTTAGAAAAGATAAAATTAACACCAGATATAATTTTGTGTGATGGTCAGGGAATAGCTCATCCACGCAGATTTGGAATAGCATGCCATCTTGGAGTTATCGTAGATATACCGACTATTGGAGTAGCTAAATCATTGCTAGTCGGTAAGCACCAAGACTTGTCAGATACACGAGGAAGCTGGCAACCATTAATATATAAAGGTGAAGCTGTTGGAGCAGCACTAAGAACACGCCCAAGTGTCAAGCCTGTGTATATTTCTAGTGGTCATCGCATCAGTTTGCCTACAGCTATTGATTACGTCTTGCGCTGCACAACCAAATATCGATTGCCAGAAACTACACGCATTGCTGATAAATTGGCGTCTAATAAGTAG
- a CDS encoding LacI family DNA-binding transcriptional regulator gives MRKRKTSIEDIARRAGVSHTTVSRALRDSPLISLKVREEIKQLARDMSYVPNGIAQSLQNQRTNTIGVVVTSIADPFFAEVVEGIEQIARTAGLSVLLSASHRDLEQEIAAINSFERRRVDGILVADSRISKHHTKQIAQIAVPTVFMNSQTKDQPEMIHSVSIDDCLGARLAVEHLISLKHTSIGYLGVGDHSRSNQQRLEGYRMALSEAGLPQKTDWVAINDEDNKRSSDVATGQQMLSKLVTAGVTAIFCYNDMVAVGALLACQELSISVPQDLSLVGFDGIALSGYVTPPLTTVSQPMLEIGRLAMQMLLDLLEEKSVENRVLSPILVKRGSSAPLKNDCN, from the coding sequence ATGAGGAAACGAAAAACTTCTATAGAAGATATTGCTCGAAGAGCAGGAGTTTCTCATACCACGGTTTCACGTGCTTTACGAGATAGTCCTCTAATTAGCCTGAAGGTGCGAGAGGAAATTAAGCAACTGGCACGGGATATGAGCTATGTGCCAAATGGTATTGCTCAAAGTTTACAAAATCAACGTACTAATACTATTGGGGTAGTAGTAACTTCAATAGCAGATCCCTTTTTTGCTGAGGTAGTAGAAGGAATAGAACAGATAGCTAGAACAGCAGGTTTAAGTGTTTTGTTAAGTGCTTCACATCGAGATTTAGAGCAAGAAATAGCAGCTATTAATAGTTTTGAACGTCGTAGAGTGGACGGTATCTTAGTAGCCGATTCGCGAATTAGTAAACACCATACGAAGCAAATAGCACAAATTGCTGTACCAACAGTTTTTATGAATAGCCAAACTAAAGATCAACCCGAAATGATTCACTCAGTGTCAATAGACGACTGCTTAGGTGCTCGATTGGCTGTAGAGCATCTTATCAGTCTTAAGCACACCTCTATTGGTTATCTGGGTGTAGGCGATCACAGTAGATCAAATCAGCAGCGTCTAGAAGGATATCGAATGGCTCTGAGTGAAGCAGGTTTACCACAAAAGACAGATTGGGTTGCAATTAATGATGAAGATAATAAAAGAAGCAGTGATGTTGCAACTGGTCAACAGATGTTGTCTAAATTAGTTACTGCTGGCGTAACTGCCATATTTTGTTATAACGATATGGTTGCAGTTGGCGCTCTTTTAGCTTGCCAAGAATTAAGTATTTCGGTACCACAAGATTTAAGTTTAGTTGGATTTGATGGTATTGCTCTGTCTGGTTATGTTACGCCACCCTTGACAACAGTCAGTCAGCCAATGTTAGAAATTGGTCGCCTTGCTATGCAAATGTTACTAGATTTATTAGAAGAAAAAAGTGTAGAAAACCGCGTTTTGTCGCCTATTTTAGTAAAACGGGGTAGTAGTGCGCCATTAAAGAATGACTGCAACTAG
- a CDS encoding ABC transporter substrate-binding protein, producing MNVKKIAIVASVLSIVGGTLVSCTNTSPNDSTTNSVNTYTATNTATQEREVKLRSVGVTVGDLGNPFFVLMGQGAEKEAKKIGGSDVRVTVVSSGYDLNQQFNQIENFVAANTDVIILNAADSRGIQPAVEKARRAGTVVIAVDTAVDAEVDATVTTNNLQAGEVACQYIADRLKGKGSVVIVNGPPVNSVIQRVDGCQKVLSKYPDIKILSKDQNAEGSRDGGLRVMSDLLTTFPKIDAVFAINDPSGVGVDLAASQAKRKEFFIVGVDGAPEAIEAIASQDSLYAATATQNPRGMTQTAVQVGNDILHGKKPKSPTILIPVKLITRDNVSTFQGW from the coding sequence CTGAATGTGAAAAAGATTGCGATTGTAGCTAGCGTATTAAGTATCGTCGGTGGTACTCTGGTAAGCTGCACAAATACCTCTCCAAATGACAGTACTACTAATAGCGTTAATACTTACACTGCTACTAACACAGCTACACAGGAGCGAGAGGTAAAATTGCGATCGGTTGGTGTCACCGTTGGCGATTTAGGTAACCCCTTCTTCGTTTTGATGGGGCAAGGAGCCGAGAAAGAAGCAAAGAAAATCGGGGGTAGTGATGTCAGAGTTACTGTGGTTTCTAGTGGCTATGACCTGAACCAGCAATTCAACCAAATCGAAAATTTTGTTGCTGCTAATACTGACGTCATTATTCTTAATGCTGCTGACAGTAGAGGAATTCAGCCAGCAGTTGAGAAAGCAAGACGTGCAGGTACGGTAGTGATTGCGGTAGATACAGCCGTTGATGCAGAGGTAGATGCTACAGTTACCACCAATAATCTGCAAGCCGGAGAGGTTGCTTGCCAATATATTGCTGATCGCCTCAAGGGCAAAGGTAGTGTAGTAATTGTGAACGGGCCGCCTGTAAACTCAGTCATCCAGCGAGTTGATGGTTGCCAAAAAGTATTATCCAAGTATCCCGATATCAAAATACTCTCTAAAGACCAGAACGCAGAAGGTAGTCGGGATGGAGGACTCAGAGTCATGAGCGATCTACTGACAACCTTTCCCAAAATTGATGCAGTCTTTGCCATCAACGATCCAAGCGGTGTGGGAGTAGATCTTGCCGCCAGCCAAGCAAAACGCAAGGAATTTTTCATTGTTGGGGTCGATGGGGCGCCAGAAGCAATTGAGGCGATCGCATCCCAAGATAGTCTCTATGCTGCAACAGCTACTCAAAATCCTAGAGGCATGACTCAAACAGCAGTTCAGGTTGGCAACGATATCCTGCATGGCAAAAAACCTAAGTCACCCACCATTCTGATTCCAGTCAAGCTGATTACGCGAGATAACGTCAGTACCTTTCAAGGCTGGTAA
- a CDS encoding sugar ABC transporter ATP-binding protein: MTTDNETFLANASIATPVLEMRGITKRFHGVPALQNVNLTIYPGEVHALMGENGAGKSTLMKILAGAYIADEGEIRINGQPVKITDPGTARRAGINLIYQELNVAPNLTVAENIFMGSELRRGQFLDRKGMEHEAQQVLASLGASFSAHDIVGNLSIAEQQQVEIARALKDKSRVLVMDEPTAALSDRETERLFQVIHKLRNDGIAIIYISHRMEEIYALADRISVLRDGQYIGSLTRDEISPHRLVRMMVGRSMQDFYEHQRQTHLGPVVLEVRNISDERKVQPTSFQLHAGEILGLAGLVGAGRTEVSRLIFGADPKISGEVFLNGKKLEINSPSDAIAAGIGYVPEDRKDQGLFLEMSSRKNIALNRLKQEAKAGIVNWGSVNRTATEAVENFNIRLANLEIRAVDLSGGNQQKLLLARWLAIKPRVLMLDEPTRGVDIGAKSEIYRIMSDLAAQGVAILMVSSELPEVVGMSDRVLVMREGQLVGELDGSPDKEITQENIMHYATGASEVLAS, translated from the coding sequence ATGACAACAGATAATGAAACCTTCTTGGCGAATGCATCAATCGCCACCCCTGTATTAGAGATGCGAGGGATTACAAAAAGATTTCATGGTGTGCCTGCTCTTCAAAATGTCAATCTCACAATTTATCCGGGAGAGGTTCACGCCCTCATGGGCGAAAACGGGGCAGGCAAAAGTACATTGATGAAGATTCTGGCTGGGGCTTACATTGCCGATGAAGGTGAGATTCGCATCAACGGTCAACCCGTGAAAATTACCGATCCGGGTACAGCACGCAGGGCGGGTATTAATCTCATTTATCAAGAACTGAACGTCGCGCCCAATTTAACCGTTGCTGAAAATATTTTTATGGGTAGCGAGTTACGGCGGGGTCAGTTTTTAGACCGCAAAGGAATGGAGCATGAAGCACAGCAAGTGCTGGCAAGCTTAGGAGCCAGTTTTTCCGCCCATGACATTGTTGGTAACTTGTCGATCGCCGAACAGCAGCAAGTAGAAATTGCGCGGGCGCTGAAGGACAAAAGCCGCGTTTTAGTGATGGATGAGCCAACAGCAGCACTGTCTGACCGTGAAACTGAGCGTTTGTTTCAAGTAATTCACAAACTGCGTAATGACGGCATTGCCATCATCTATATCAGTCACCGCATGGAAGAAATATATGCTCTGGCTGACAGAATTAGCGTGCTGCGGGATGGTCAATACATTGGCAGTCTCACCCGTGATGAAATTTCTCCCCATCGATTAGTGCGAATGATGGTTGGTCGCTCGATGCAGGACTTTTATGAACATCAACGGCAAACGCATCTCGGCCCGGTAGTGCTGGAAGTCAGAAATATCAGTGACGAACGCAAAGTTCAGCCTACTAGTTTTCAGCTTCATGCTGGAGAAATTCTCGGACTGGCAGGGCTAGTTGGTGCAGGACGCACAGAGGTATCTCGACTGATTTTTGGTGCCGATCCTAAGATAAGCGGTGAGGTATTCCTGAATGGTAAAAAACTGGAGATTAATTCGCCTAGTGATGCCATTGCTGCCGGTATTGGCTACGTTCCAGAAGACCGCAAAGATCAGGGTTTATTCTTGGAGATGAGTTCTCGTAAGAATATTGCCCTCAACAGACTCAAGCAGGAGGCAAAGGCTGGCATTGTTAATTGGGGTTCCGTTAATCGGACGGCAACGGAAGCAGTCGAAAACTTTAATATCAGGCTTGCGAATTTGGAAATTAGAGCAGTGGATCTTTCTGGTGGCAATCAGCAGAAGCTACTGCTAGCACGTTGGCTAGCCATTAAGCCAAGAGTATTGATGTTAGATGAGCCGACACGCGGTGTAGATATCGGTGCCAAAAGCGAAATTTACCGAATCATGAGTGATTTAGCAGCACAAGGTGTGGCTATTCTCATGGTTTCCAGCGAACTACCGGAAGTTGTAGGGATGAGCGATCGCGTCTTGGTGATGCGAGAAGGGCAACTGGTGGGCGAACTTGACGGCAGCCCTGACAAAGAAATTACCCAAGAAAACATCATGCACTATGCCACAGGAGCATCGGAGGTACTAGCATCATGA
- a CDS encoding ribose ABC transporter permease, translating to MSQTLRPVNNRPGEHPKSRQRQSINNLLQIAGILPILVLICIMFALLSPNFLTPGNAINILRQASINIVLATGMTFVILTGGIDLSVGSILAVSAVVAVLVSLLPGLGWAAVLAGLLTGLALGLVNGALITFLDVPPFIVTLGSLTALRGVAFLVANGTTVINRNLNFAWIGNSYLGPLPWLVIIALLTVAASWFVLRQTVLGVQIYAVGGNERAARLTGIKVDRVLLFVYGVSGLLAGLAGIMSASRLYSATGMLGQGYELDAIAAVILGGTSFTGGIGTIGGTLLGALIIAVLNNGLTLLNMSYFWQLVVKGLVIIVAVMIDRLRRRTRR from the coding sequence ATGAGTCAAACCTTAAGACCTGTCAACAATAGACCAGGAGAGCATCCCAAGTCACGTCAGCGTCAATCAATTAACAATTTACTTCAGATTGCAGGAATTCTGCCAATCCTGGTGCTAATTTGCATCATGTTTGCGTTACTTAGCCCCAACTTCCTGACACCAGGTAATGCCATCAATATATTGCGGCAGGCATCAATTAATATTGTGCTAGCAACAGGGATGACATTTGTAATTCTGACCGGAGGTATAGACCTTTCAGTGGGGTCGATATTAGCTGTTTCTGCCGTAGTTGCAGTGCTGGTGTCGCTTCTGCCTGGTTTAGGTTGGGCGGCTGTACTTGCTGGGTTGCTAACAGGATTAGCTTTGGGGTTAGTTAACGGCGCTCTTATCACCTTTTTAGATGTACCGCCTTTTATTGTCACATTGGGTTCATTGACTGCCTTAAGGGGTGTTGCCTTTTTAGTTGCCAATGGTACAACGGTCATCAACCGTAACTTGAACTTTGCTTGGATAGGCAATAGTTATTTAGGCCCTTTGCCGTGGTTAGTAATCATTGCACTTCTGACTGTTGCAGCGAGTTGGTTTGTCCTCCGGCAGACAGTCTTGGGAGTACAAATCTACGCTGTTGGTGGTAACGAGCGGGCAGCACGACTGACTGGCATCAAAGTTGATCGCGTGTTGCTATTTGTCTATGGCGTCAGTGGCTTGCTGGCAGGTTTGGCAGGAATTATGAGTGCCAGCCGTCTTTATAGTGCCACTGGAATGTTAGGTCAAGGCTATGAATTGGATGCGATCGCTGCTGTAATTCTGGGTGGAACCAGCTTCACAGGTGGGATTGGTACTATCGGGGGAACCCTTCTGGGTGCATTAATCATTGCTGTTCTCAACAATGGTTTAACCCTCTTGAATATGTCTTACTTCTGGCAACTAGTCGTCAAAGGACTAGTAATTATTGTGGCGGTAATGATTGATCGGCTCCGCAGACGTACCAGACGTTGA
- a CDS encoding iron uptake porin yields MFKKFLYSFPLLLLICPAVSAAPLEDADVNLSSLQGQVTSVSELSDVKPTDWSFQALQSLVERYGCIAGYPNSTYRGNRALSRYEFAAGLNACLNRINELIAARTSELLNQEDLAVLQRLQEEFAAELETLRGQVDSLEARASTLEAQQFSTTTKLNAQIITAISDTFGNAVADDHDRSATYFANRGRLNLESSFTGKDLLRVRLEFGNFLNSDGRSQIASVTGTGMTRLNFDTNIDNNLSIPHIRYYFPVSDSVSFVVGPTGIGYTDITDTVTPATIADDGNGVPSLFGEYSPLFRRGGGGAAVNWKLADELVLTLGYLVINPNFPSEKNGLFDGGYNALAHLVYYGKQGAVGIAYSHGYSPGGKVDLTGGTGSNLSISPFGNNIATSSNIVGAQGYYRFSENFQIHAWGGYIWANAENSGLSDISNGRNGTDALFVNNGDNANAWYGAIGMSFPDVGGRGNLPGILFGIPPRVSSSEVRSERDNAYHIEAFYRWRLNDNISVTPGFWVILHPENDSRNDPQYVGLVRTTFDF; encoded by the coding sequence ATGTTTAAAAAATTTTTATACAGTTTTCCGCTCCTTTTATTAATATGTCCAGCAGTTTCGGCTGCACCTTTGGAGGATGCAGATGTTAACCTGAGCAGCTTGCAGGGACAGGTAACCTCTGTTTCCGAGCTTAGTGATGTCAAACCAACCGATTGGTCATTTCAGGCACTGCAATCGCTTGTCGAACGCTACGGTTGTATTGCGGGTTATCCTAACTCTACCTATCGCGGCAACCGTGCTCTCAGCCGTTATGAGTTTGCGGCTGGTTTAAATGCTTGCCTTAACAGGATCAATGAGTTAATTGCTGCACGTACCAGCGAACTGCTTAATCAAGAAGACTTGGCAGTACTGCAAAGGTTGCAAGAAGAGTTTGCAGCAGAACTGGAAACCTTGCGCGGGCAAGTAGATAGCCTGGAAGCACGCGCATCAACTCTAGAAGCACAACAATTTTCTACTACTACTAAGCTGAACGCTCAAATTATTACTGCGATTAGCGACACCTTTGGTAATGCCGTGGCTGACGATCATGATCGCTCCGCAACCTACTTTGCTAATCGAGGTCGTCTCAACTTAGAGAGTAGCTTCACAGGCAAAGATTTATTGCGAGTCCGTCTAGAATTCGGCAATTTCTTGAATTCCGATGGTAGAAGCCAAATTGCATCGGTAACGGGTACCGGAATGACGCGGCTAAACTTTGACACCAACATTGATAACAACCTCAGTATTCCCCACATCCGTTACTACTTTCCGGTTAGTGATTCCGTTTCCTTTGTCGTCGGCCCCACAGGTATTGGCTACACAGACATTACGGATACCGTAACTCCTGCCACTATTGCTGATGACGGTAACGGCGTTCCCTCACTATTTGGAGAATACAGTCCCCTATTTCGACGAGGCGGTGGCGGTGCAGCCGTTAACTGGAAGCTTGCTGATGAACTAGTTCTCACCCTGGGCTATTTGGTAATTAATCCCAATTTTCCATCTGAAAAAAATGGGTTATTTGATGGTGGCTACAACGCCTTAGCGCACTTGGTGTATTACGGCAAGCAAGGAGCAGTTGGTATCGCCTATTCTCATGGCTATAGCCCTGGTGGCAAAGTCGATCTCACAGGTGGAACGGGTAGCAACTTGTCAATTTCTCCCTTTGGCAACAACATTGCTACTTCTAGCAACATCGTGGGCGCACAAGGATACTATCGTTTCTCTGAAAACTTCCAAATCCACGCCTGGGGTGGATATATCTGGGCAAATGCCGAAAACTCTGGCTTGAGCGATATTTCTAATGGCAGAAATGGAACAGATGCACTGTTTGTAAATAATGGTGACAATGCCAACGCTTGGTATGGAGCGATTGGTATGTCGTTTCCGGATGTGGGAGGTAGAGGCAACCTACCAGGAATTCTCTTTGGTATACCGCCGCGCGTATCCAGTAGTGAGGTGCGTTCAGAAAGAGACAATGCTTACCACATAGAAGCATTTTATCGCTGGCGACTGAATGACAATATTTCCGTGACTCCTGGTTTTTGGGTAATTCTTCACCCAGAAAACGACAGCAGAAACGATCCGCAATATGTAGGCTTGGTTCGCACAACCTTCGATTTCTAA
- a CDS encoding sugar porter family MFS transporter, producing the protein MSSTTTRRKANTYYVILIAGAAALGGFLFGFDTAVINGAVAALSKAFNASSVQTGLAVSLALLGSAVGAFYAGKIADRYGRVKAMVVASVLFTISAIGSGIAITIWDFIFWRILGGLGVGAASVIAPAYIAECSPSHLRGRLGSLQQLAIVVGIFIALLSDYFIAVSAGSAELPFLFGIAAWRWMFWTEIPPAVLYGMAALTIPESPRYLVAQGREPEAANVLTKILGGNVLAKIEEIRQTVLRERQPKFSDLLSRSGRLLPIVWIGIGLSVFQQFVGINVIFYYSSILWRAVGFSEKNSLTITVITGAVNIITTLIAIAFVDKFGRKPLLILGSIGMTVTLGTMASIFGTAQLDAAGNPTLTTSAGIVALIAANLYVFCFGFSWGPVVWVLLGEMFNNKIRAAALSLAAAMQWVANFIVSTTFPPILQYFGLGTAYGLYTTAAAISIFFVWFFIRETKGIELENM; encoded by the coding sequence ATGTCTTCCACTACTACTCGTCGTAAAGCCAATACGTATTATGTCATCTTGATAGCTGGTGCTGCTGCTCTCGGCGGCTTTTTGTTCGGTTTTGACACTGCCGTAATCAACGGCGCGGTTGCAGCTCTTTCCAAAGCTTTTAATGCCAGTAGTGTACAGACTGGACTTGCGGTGTCTCTGGCGTTACTAGGATCGGCTGTCGGAGCCTTCTATGCAGGCAAAATTGCCGATCGCTATGGTCGAGTTAAAGCAATGGTGGTAGCTTCGGTATTGTTTACCATTAGTGCCATTGGTTCCGGGATTGCCATTACTATTTGGGATTTTATCTTTTGGCGGATCTTGGGTGGGTTAGGAGTTGGTGCTGCTAGCGTAATTGCCCCAGCTTACATTGCCGAGTGCTCTCCCAGTCATTTGCGAGGCAGGTTAGGTTCTCTCCAGCAACTAGCAATTGTAGTGGGTATTTTCATTGCCCTGCTATCTGACTACTTTATTGCTGTATCAGCAGGTTCAGCTGAGTTGCCATTTTTGTTCGGAATAGCTGCTTGGCGCTGGATGTTTTGGACAGAAATTCCTCCAGCCGTGCTTTACGGGATGGCAGCTTTGACAATTCCTGAATCACCCCGGTACTTGGTTGCCCAAGGACGAGAGCCAGAAGCTGCTAACGTTCTGACCAAGATTCTAGGGGGTAATGTCCTGGCAAAAATCGAAGAAATTCGTCAAACAGTGCTGCGAGAGCGCCAGCCTAAATTTTCCGATCTCTTAAGCAGAAGTGGTAGACTTCTGCCTATTGTTTGGATCGGCATCGGCTTATCTGTATTCCAACAATTTGTTGGTATTAATGTAATCTTCTACTACAGCAGCATTTTGTGGCGCGCAGTCGGATTTTCAGAAAAAAATTCCTTGACGATCACGGTAATTACAGGAGCCGTTAACATTATTACTACGCTGATTGCGATCGCCTTCGTAGATAAATTTGGTCGCAAGCCCTTGCTCATATTAGGGTCAATTGGCATGACTGTAACCTTGGGAACGATGGCTTCTATTTTTGGAACCGCTCAACTAGATGCTGCGGGCAACCCCACTCTCACCACAAGTGCGGGTATTGTAGCTCTCATTGCAGCTAACCTTTATGTGTTTTGCTTCGGTTTTTCCTGGGGGCCAGTGGTTTGGGTACTGTTGGGAGAAATGTTTAATAATAAGATTCGAGCTGCTGCACTTTCACTTGCTGCGGCAATGCAATGGGTTGCGAATTTCATTGTTTCCACTACATTTCCTCCTATATTGCAATATTTCGGGCTAGGTACTGCTTACGGTCTTTATACAACTGCTGCGGCAATCTCAATCTTTTTCGTTTGGTTCTTTATTAGGGAAACCAAAGGAATTGAGTTAGAAAATATGTAA
- a CDS encoding FHA domain-containing protein, whose translation MNALTLQWYDAGQAKTQKIHEHQPSKNLGTIRIGRDPLRCDIVLSNPTVSGLHIEIFFNSQQQRFLIRNLREQNPPLIDGHKLTQGEMPLGEGSTIYLGQQQLKVIAISIPSASSVPPTILTPPQPVTPIAKPQPQVNPGYHLPIPPTPPQGIYGLQCPKCQKISSYNDLLLGCHHCGHSLQDAQSVLVPPTNY comes from the coding sequence ATGAATGCACTCACTTTACAATGGTATGATGCTGGACAAGCCAAAACTCAGAAAATTCACGAACACCAGCCAAGTAAAAATCTTGGTACCATCCGTATAGGTCGCGATCCACTCAGGTGCGATATTGTTTTGAGCAACCCTACCGTTTCAGGTTTGCATATAGAAATCTTTTTCAATTCTCAGCAGCAACGCTTCTTAATTAGAAATTTACGAGAACAAAACCCCCCCTTAATAGATGGACATAAATTGACTCAAGGTGAAATGCCTTTAGGTGAAGGTAGCACAATCTATTTAGGGCAACAACAACTCAAGGTGATCGCTATTTCGATCCCCTCTGCTAGCAGCGTTCCACCGACAATTTTGACGCCACCCCAACCAGTAACGCCAATAGCAAAACCACAACCCCAAGTAAATCCGGGATATCATCTACCCATACCTCCAACACCACCACAAGGAATTTATGGGTTGCAGTGTCCTAAATGCCAGAAAATTTCTTCCTACAATGACTTGTTGTTAGGTTGTCACCACTGTGGTCATTCTTTGCAAGATGCACAAAGCGTTTTAGTTCCACCAACAAATTATTAA